Proteins encoded by one window of Rutidosis leptorrhynchoides isolate AG116_Rl617_1_P2 chromosome 7, CSIRO_AGI_Rlap_v1, whole genome shotgun sequence:
- the LOC139860459 gene encoding uncharacterized protein, producing MSWVKWDKILVSFENGGLNIGRLKAFNIALVLNWKWRYLTKPDDLWDIDSVMLSDREDCWSCLISVDGIYTVKSVRDYIDHKILPVSNSKTSWYKFLPRKVNVFLWRFRLDSLSVRWNLSAKGIDINSVVCPVCTNGVETCDHLFSVVVGIGSMASFTGVIKL from the exons ATGTCGTGGGTGAAATGGGATAAAATTTTGGTTTCGTTTGAAAATGGCGGTTTGAATATTGGGAGATTAAAAGCGTTTAATATTGCACTCGTTCTTAACTGGAAGTGGAGATATCTCACTAAACCCGACGATCTTTGG GACATTGATAGTGTGATGTTATCAGACCGAGAAGATTGCTGGTCTTGCTTGATTTCGGTCGATGGTATATACACTGTTAAGAGTGTACGTGATTATATTGACCACAAAATCCTCCCTGTTTCGAATTCTAAGACTTCTTGGTATAAGTTTCTACCTAGAAAAGTCAATGTGTTTCTTTGGAGGTTTAGGCTCGATTCATTATCGGTTCGTTGGAATCTTTCAGCGAAAGGAATCGATATCAACTCTGTTGTTTGCCCCGTTTGTACTAATGGTGTTGAGACTTGTGATCATCTTTTTTCAGTTGTTGTTGGCATCGGATCTATGGCGTCTTTTACGGGTGTGATTAAATTGTGA